In the genome of Nitrososphaerota archaeon, the window GCTCGCGAAGAGGTTTGACAGGACGTTGGTTGCTGCCATCTCTTATCCCTCAGTCATACTTCCTGAAGCCTAGCTTCTCCGCTACTTCTCTGAAACACTGCCTGCAAAGGACGAGGTTGTAGGACCTGATAACTGCCCCGTACT includes:
- a CDS encoding 30S ribosomal protein S14, whose product is MKERHTKVRKYGKVAHYCRRCGQYGAVIRSYNLVLCRQCFREVAEKLGFRKYD